In Candidatus Margulisiibacteriota bacterium, the sequence TATCTAAAAAACAATAACTAAATTTTAGACACTAACCCCTTGCTAAAAACTCTTGTATCCTAGCAAAAATATCGTCTCGAGCGATCCTAAAATAAGCCAACAATTCCTCATCTGTCCCTTGATTTTTTCCAGGGTCGTCAATAGGCCAGTGTTCTCTGCGAACCTTACCTGGGAATACAGGACAAGACTCGTTCGCAGAATCACATAAAGTAATCACTGAACTAAGTTCTGATAAACGATACTCCAACTTCTTTCCGTTTTCATCTATCAGAGCCAACGCATCTTTTTCAATGTTCATAACACCCAGCTTCTTAGAAATAAGTCTTTTATCACTAATATTAATTTCTGCTAAAACTTTTATTACTAAAGGATGAACGCTTGTTGCGGTTGCTCCAGCACTGATAACTTTAAGCTTATCTCCAGCAAGGCTCCTAAAAATAGCTTCAAACAACTGAGATCTGCTTTTATTTTCAGAACAAAGAACCATGACAGTATCGGCCTTGGCGATGTTTTTAAAAGAATAATATCCAACATCAGAAAATGGAAGAATAACAGTTGTCGCAATATTGCCAAGATGAGAAACAAGTCGTTTATAGTAACGAGCTAATAATGCATAAACAACAGCTTCTCTAGCTTTCATTTTGCTATTAGCAATATTCTGAATAACTTCTTCACACTGCTTAGCTAAAATCTTTTTTTGATTACCTATTTGTGCTGCTAGCTCCTCATCTGAATTCAAAAAAGCTTTTTTTGAAGAAATAAACATCTCAGAAATTTGTTCGTCTATTTCACCTAAAAACTCTCGATAAATCTCTTGATTAACTGGTCCCTTTAAAAGACCCCTTACTTCACTTACGTTTTTTATATAATCGCCCAACCTCTCTGCATCTTTCGTAACATTAATCATTATCAAAGAAGCAGAAACATCAGCGGCTGGCTGCAATGCAAGATGTTCCAACACCCTTGTCCTAATATTTCTTTCTAGTTGATTAATGTCTCTATCCATCGCATAAATCTCACTGTGCATATCTTCTCTTGTGTCATCTACAAAAATGAACCACTGTGCTTCCTTGTACATTTTTTCCGCAAGTTCTAACATAGAGGCAAAATCATCGTGAACTTTATCAATAAAAGCCTTACCCTTCCAGATATCAAATAAATTCTTAAACATTTGCTAATCCTCCTTTTGGATGTTGTGCTAAGTAAAAACCCTAAAGACTAATATTAGCAATGAAGGCAAAATAAAAAAAGTAGTAATAACATAAATAAACGCATATCTTCGTTTTCGAAAGGCAAGTTCTCCAAAAGCTTTCGCAAGTTTTAATGGTATTTGCCTAATAGGCTTGATAGGATAAATCAGTATTGTTCCTGCTACATTAAACAAAAAATGAACAAAGGCTATAGTAATTGCTGAGATGTTTCCCGTAGCAAAAGAGGCAAGAATGGCAGTTGTTGTTGTCCCAATATTTGCCCCAACAACTATGGGGAAGACTAGTTCTAAAGAGACAATTCCGGCTGCTATTAAAGGAACTAACAAGGAAACAGTTATGGAACTACTCTGAACAAAGATAGTAATAAAGAGCCCTAGAAGTATGCCCCAAATGCTGTGCGTACCAAGGATATTATCGAGCATGGTTTCGGCTTTACTCATTATCAATGTCTTCATTATTTTTACAATGTAATACAAAGATATAAATAAAATCACAAAAGACAACAAAACCATTAATATAGAAGCAAAATTACCACTAAGCTGAAAAAAATCTTTTAATACTGATTCTAAGAAGTTTATTGTTGGAGCTGTCATAGTTTTCACCGGACTTGTATATTTAATGCCACCTGAATTTACAAAAACTTTAGCAAGAAAAACTGCTGATTTCTCAAGAAAACCAGTCATCAGTTCTAAGGGAAAAAAGATTATAACGCAGATTAAATTAAAAAAATCATGCACAGTTGCACCAGCAATAGATCTTCTAAACTCTTCTCTTCTTGTAACGTTAGTAAGCGCAACCATCATACTGGTGACAGTTGTGCCGATATTTGCGCCCATAATAATAGGAACAGCATTCCCTACCGTAAGTATCCCTGACCCTACAATTCCCACTACAATACTGGTTGTTGTGGAAGAACTTTGAACAATACTAGTTGCGAGTATTCCAACAAAAAGCCCAACAAAAGGGTTGGAGGTAGTTGTTAACAGAGCATTTGCAAAGCCTTCTCCGAAACCTTCAAAGGCAAGACCCATAAGGCCAATACTTACCAAAAACATATAAAGAAAACCCAAAACTGAGGCTAATCGTATGCCAACCAATACTGTATTTGATTTTCTCTTTCTCATTACTTGAACAAGTGTAGCAAAAATTCAATAAAGCAAAAATATAAATTTCTAAATGAAATAAAAGCTTAATATTTCGTAATCTTTTCGTAACAATTCACCTCCTTTTATTAAGACTATTTCTCGCTATATATGTTAAAATTTAAACTCATGACTGATAAAGATATTCATTTATGCCCACTATGTAACTCTTCAAGTAAAAACTTTTGTAACCAGCACTTCTATCTATGTTCTGTTTGTGACGGAATATTTCGACCAAGAGCTGACTTGCTAGGTTTTGTCGCCGAAAAAAAAAGATATGAAACACACAACAATGACGTCAATGATGCCAGATACCAAAATTTTGTATCGCCAATAACTAACGCTATTCTTAAGGAATACTCCAAGAACGAAAGTGGTCTGGACTTTGGGGCAGGAACGGGACCAGTTATCTCTAAAATATTAATTGATCACGGATATAAGATAAAAAAATATGACCCTTTCTTTCACAATTTTATCGAACTACTTAACGATAAATATGACTACATTGCTTGCTGTGAAGTGATAGAACATTTTTATGATCCTAAAAAAGAGTTTCTGTTACTAAAAAACCTACTGAAGCCCAAGGGTGCTCTTTTTTGTATGACAGCTATTTATGATGACTCTATAAATTTTGATAAATGGTACTATAAAGATGACCCAACTCATGTATTTATTTACCAAAAGGAAACTATTAAATGGATACAAAATAATATTGGTTTTTCTAAAGTTATTGTTAAAAATAAACTAATCAAATTTTATTTATAAGTTTTGTTATTCTTTTAATTCGCCATAATATATTCTTTGCAACTCTAAATACAAAATATCCCTTTGTTTCACACTATTTTGATAGTTCGATTTTTCCACTAGTCGGATAAATTCCCTAGCATCATTACTGTTGCCTGACTCAAATAAAGCACTAACGCTTGTATACTTAGATTCCTTGTCCTGAAATAACATCAAACAATCACCAGATAAAAATTCATCAAGTGCTTTCTTGTCTCTAGAAATAATGTCAATGTTATCATTAAGTATCTGCTCTACTCCTAGCAAAATTTCGGCATATTGAACCAAAGATTCTTTGCTTTCGCCTGCTCCTAACATAAATCTAAGGCTCTCTCCGCAACATGAAACAGCTGACTCAATAAAACCAAAACCACTTCTTGTATTAACTAACAGCTCATTGTTTCTCACCCGAGAAAGATAAACACTTATAGCATATAACAAGCCTTTTTGTACCTTATCTGAAATAATCCCACCTTTCATATATTGAGGAAAGTATGGTGCGTATTTAAGGGAAATATAAATAAGCTTGGGGTCCTGATTCTCTTGCAAAAACTTAAGTTCTCTTTCACCATAAAGTATCTTATTTATTTCTCTTAACATTTTATAGAGCAAGTTTGCATTAACTCTTGCCCTACTGACAAATTCAGCATGAACATTGGGACCCAAAGAAAAAAGCATTTTAAAATAACGATCTGCTATGCTACCTCTAACAACGTTAGTGCTGGCTGTTCTTTTTTGAAGGTTATCACTTATCTCACTCTTTCCAGAATCATAAACATTTATAATTGCTCCATTGAATTTATCTGTTCCTAAACTACCAAACTTTGCCAAACTCTGTAAGGTCACAACAATCAACTTGTTTTCTAATATTAATTTTAAAATTAAAGGACTATTAAGTAACTCTAAAACTTCCCCGTCATACATGCCATGTGTGGAAACATCTATTACGAGATTAAGTTTTGTGTCTCTTAGAGAAAAATCAATCCCTGACAAATCATCAATTATTTTTTGCACTGTTACATTTTTAATTAGCACGCTGTTTGGATTATTGGGATGCATATCAAAAAAAGCTATGTCGCCATAAAAGCCATTATGATCAGCAAACTTTTCAATAACTTGCTCTTTTCCAAAAATGTCCTTGAACATCTCAGGCATTTCATAATATACGTTTTCATCTACTACAGCGGAAATATTTCTAACCAACTTAGGCTTTAATTCCTGCATCATCTCTGATAACGCCGACATGCCACTATTATATATAAAGGAATTTCTTCTTAACCCTGGAATATCTAAAATACTATCTTCCTTAAGATACTGCTCTGCTGATTGTTTGGTATCAAAAACAGCATGCAAAATAGCTAATTCTTCAGCAATTAAAAGATATTTAAACCTTTCTTGTTTAATTCTGGTTGATGACTGATCAATATTATTATGATTAGTTAATATGTTTTCTAATCTTCTTAAAACTCCAGAAACAAACTCTTTCTGAACATCATTTAGCTCATTATAGGTGTTCTTAATATCTGTTAATGCTTCTTTTACCATCCCTGAAGACAAATGCCGAACAAACTCTACTTCATCTAAAGAGCGAACGCTCTTCTTGCTAAAATTTTCTAACAATTTCTCAAGAGACTCTATAGCATTATTTGTTGCTCTTTTTTTTACATTAAAATACTCTGCGGCACCTTTTAGCTGTTCGTGCGTTAAGGACTCTGGTGTTGCTGGTTCCACTTTTCTCATTAAGTTGTTAGCCAAAACCCTGGCATCAAGAATTGCGCCATGCCTAGATAACAAACTTTTTAAGTTTCCAAATTCTCCTCTTATAATCAAAGGTTCCATTGTTAAAAGACCACAACTTTGGCCATATTCAAAGATTAGTAAATTGTAATCTTTAACCTGAAATCCTTTCAAGTATTTCAATAACACATCATTAGCAATTGCTTTTTGCTTCTTTGCTATTTCTTTATCCTTAGAAAAAACTAATTCTACAAAAAAGTTACTGCCTGAGACATCTTTTGAACTCTTTAAGAGATCCTTGATAGCTTGCTTGATACTCAGACCTAACTTTTCATCATTGCTATCACCCATCTCAATAACTATTCTATTATGAAAATTATCCACAAATTTACGATTAATAAAAATAGTGTCAGCAGCAAGCTTGTTCCCTTCAAACCTTAAACCAGAGCTATTTAAGAAGCTCAATAACGCCTCTTGGTTCTCCCGCCCCCTTGAATAGCCTCGTTGAGGGAAAAAGCCATTTTCAGGAAAAGCTATCGGAGCATTAACTTGGAGATACCCAGTAATTTGAGCAAGAAAAGATTCAACCATAGCACTAATTTTGCATGTTTCTTCGAAAGATAATCCTTGCGAATGCACATAAGTCTGGAGCATCAGCTGTTTGTAATAATCATACATATCTCTAGTAATAGGCCCCATTTTTTGTGACTCAAAAGATAGAAAAGTAGTCACTGCTTTTTTAATTGATTTAAGGTAATCAAGGCTAACTACTTTAAAAAGCATACAATTATCCCTCCTCTATATAAATATATCGTACGGAAGACTGCTTATTCCACGTTAACTACGTATTAAGTTTATATTTTCTTTATTTTAAGAAATAAACTTGGAGTGTACGCTGTTTTCCTCATCCAAAAAGGAATTAGCTTTTCAACAGATGCTAGCCTGCTTTGTCCCACAACTTTCTTTAATAGCGGAGACCTAAGTAGCGATGAATCAACTTTTGCAACAACAATAAACCCATGTTGCGATAATTTTTCACTAATATAGATAGGGTGAAAATTATAAGTAAGACCTTTTATGCTTCTATTCTCTGGTGTTCTTGTAAAGGGGTTAAGGGCATCCTTCTTTCCTAATAATTTTCTTATTATTTCTAACCAATTTCTTTTATTAGCAACTTCCAAGATAAATTCTGCATCTTTTTTTAAAACTCGATTTAGCTCCTTAAAATATGTATCGGGGTCTTCCACATGATGCATTACCCTTACAGAACAGCCACCATCAAAGGTTTCATTATCAAACGGTAGCTCATAAAAACTTCCTTGAACAAAACTAAGGTTCTTGTTTTTTCCAAGTTTTTCTTTAGCGCTAGCTAAAAGTTTGTCGGAATAATCAAGAAGAGTTGCTTTCTGGGAACGGTCCTTATATACAGGCGCCAATCGGCCAAAGCCAGCACCAAGGTCTAAAAAATTATCATAGCTGTCAGCAAGAAACTTTTGCAAAACATCCTTCTCAACCAAATCCTCATATTGTCTACTTCCCCAAAAGTCAGCCTCGTACTCGGTATCGTTATAATCAGTTATGTTTCTCTTTGTTGTCATTAGAACCCTTTTTTCTCTACCATTTCTGTTGCTTTTTGGATTTGTTGAATTATACTCTCTGGCAAACCCTGAATCTCAATATTCAAAAACCCTCGAATAATTATATTTTGTGCCTCTTCTTCTGTTAACCCTCTAGACATCAAATAATTAAGTTCATCTTGAGATATTTTTCCTATTGCAGCTTCATGCGTAAGCTCTGCATCCGGAGTCTCTGTCTTGAGCTCTGGGATAGCATGTAAAATAGAATCCTCCTCTAACATCAAGGCGGAACACTCAATGTGTCCCTTTGTCTTTCCAGCTTTGGACTCGATAATTGCAGGCATTATAACTGTGCCACCTGAGGTTACGTTTCTACTAATAATATCTGCACTAGAGCCTTCCCCTTCTAAAATAACTTTACCTCCCACATCATAATATGAACCCCTTGGAGCAAAAATAACTGAGTTCATAAAACATTTAGCATTTTTACCAACCACAACAGTTGGGCAAGACTTCATTCTCTTTACAGCCTCAAAAGTAATATAATTAGACATATACACAGAATCTTCCTCTTGCTTAATAGCAGTTACAGGCAAAACCTCTGTATCTTTATTCCAATCATGAATCATGGTATATGTTAATGTGGCACCTATACCCACATACATTTCAGTAACAGCTTTATGGAAATTCTTCTTCGATTTACTATCAACAGAGCAACCGCTAACTATATGTAGCTCAGCACCTTCCTCTACAACAAATAAATTATGAATCTTCTGGTCTAAATCGTTTTGGTTAATCAAAAAACATGTCTTTAATGGAACTATATTTTTTGAACCTTTCTTAGCCAGAACAAAAATACCATTGGTGTCGCCTTCAGCAAAAACTTCCTTGGTAATGTCGTTTTTGTCTTTAGCCACCAAATTCCATAATTTATCTTTGTATTGAGGATACTTCTTCATTGCAGCTTTTAACGGTAAATATTCAACATCTACTAGCCCAACGTCTTTATGATGAGCTGTTTTGTTTTCAATAACTATTCCACTTTCACTCACAATTTCTTGTATATTATCTTTCACTTCACACCCTTATATCTTACAATCCGCACAAGCCTTAAACCCGTGTTCTTGTATCGTCTTAAACATATCATTCGGATTACCCATACACACTATCTTGCCGTCCATCATCATATAGCCTTTGTCTGCTGACAAATAGTCCAAAATATAGCCAGTGTGAGTAATAATTAAAGAGCTTCTGATTCTCTTTTTTAGGTGTCCCTCTTTAATTAGAGACCTAGCAACTTGACCGACAATCTTCATGTTCTCTATATCAACACCTGACTCTGGTTCATCTAGCATGATAAAGTCTGGCAACTGAATCATTAACTGCAAAAGCTCGCTTCTTTTACGTTCTCCGCCTGAAAACCCGTCATTAATATCTCTACTAACCAATGCTTCTAACTTTAATGTCTCAATATAACCTTTATGAATAGAATAATTATCCTCATTTATTTTCTTTAAAAAAGA encodes:
- a CDS encoding class I SAM-dependent methyltransferase, whose protein sequence is MTTKRNITDYNDTEYEADFWGSRQYEDLVEKDVLQKFLADSYDNFLDLGAGFGRLAPVYKDRSQKATLLDYSDKLLASAKEKLGKNKNLSFVQGSFYELPFDNETFDGGCSVRVMHHVEDPDTYFKELNRVLKKDAEFILEVANKRNWLEIIRKLLGKKDALNPFTRTPENRSIKGLTYNFHPIYISEKLSQHGFIVVAKVDSSLLRSPLLKKVVGQSRLASVEKLIPFWMRKTAYTPSLFLKIKKI
- a CDS encoding Na/Pi symporter: MRKRKSNTVLVGIRLASVLGFLYMFLVSIGLMGLAFEGFGEGFANALLTTTSNPFVGLFVGILATSIVQSSSTTTSIVVGIVGSGILTVGNAVPIIMGANIGTTVTSMMVALTNVTRREEFRRSIAGATVHDFFNLICVIIFFPLELMTGFLEKSAVFLAKVFVNSGGIKYTSPVKTMTAPTINFLESVLKDFFQLSGNFASILMVLLSFVILFISLYYIVKIMKTLIMSKAETMLDNILGTHSIWGILLGLFITIFVQSSSITVSLLVPLIAAGIVSLELVFPIVVGANIGTTTTAILASFATGNISAITIAFVHFLFNVAGTILIYPIKPIRQIPLKLAKAFGELAFRKRRYAFIYVITTFFILPSLLILVFRVFT
- a CDS encoding PhoU domain-containing protein → MFKNLFDIWKGKAFIDKVHDDFASMLELAEKMYKEAQWFIFVDDTREDMHSEIYAMDRDINQLERNIRTRVLEHLALQPAADVSASLIMINVTKDAERLGDYIKNVSEVRGLLKGPVNQEIYREFLGEIDEQISEMFISSKKAFLNSDEELAAQIGNQKKILAKQCEEVIQNIANSKMKAREAVVYALLARYYKRLVSHLGNIATTVILPFSDVGYYSFKNIAKADTVMVLCSENKSRSQLFEAIFRSLAGDKLKVISAGATATSVHPLVIKVLAEINISDKRLISKKLGVMNIEKDALALIDENGKKLEYRLSELSSVITLCDSANESCPVFPGKVRREHWPIDDPGKNQGTDEELLAYFRIARDDIFARIQEFLARG
- a CDS encoding methyltransferase domain-containing protein, translated to MTDKDIHLCPLCNSSSKNFCNQHFYLCSVCDGIFRPRADLLGFVAEKKRYETHNNDVNDARYQNFVSPITNAILKEYSKNESGLDFGAGTGPVISKILIDHGYKIKKYDPFFHNFIELLNDKYDYIACCEVIEHFYDPKKEFLLLKNLLKPKGALFCMTAIYDDSINFDKWYYKDDPTHVFIYQKETIKWIQNNIGFSKVIVKNKLIKFYL
- a CDS encoding ABC transporter ATP-binding protein, which gives rise to MLETKDLVVSIAGKTILKGINLTIPAGETHVMFGPNGCGKSSLMMAILGYPQYKVESGQIFFKGQDITTLPINERASAGIGVMFQHPPAIKGVNLKSFLKKINEDNYSIHKGYIETLKLEALVSRDINDGFSGGERKRSELLQLMIQLPDFIMLDEPESGVDIENMKIVGQVARSLIKEGHLKKRIRSSLIITHTGYILDYLSADKGYMMMDGKIVCMGNPNDMFKTIQEHGFKACADCKI
- a CDS encoding SufD family Fe-S cluster assembly protein, whose translation is MKDNIQEIVSESGIVIENKTAHHKDVGLVDVEYLPLKAAMKKYPQYKDKLWNLVAKDKNDITKEVFAEGDTNGIFVLAKKGSKNIVPLKTCFLINQNDLDQKIHNLFVVEEGAELHIVSGCSVDSKSKKNFHKAVTEMYVGIGATLTYTMIHDWNKDTEVLPVTAIKQEEDSVYMSNYITFEAVKRMKSCPTVVVGKNAKCFMNSVIFAPRGSYYDVGGKVILEGEGSSADIISRNVTSGGTVIMPAIIESKAGKTKGHIECSALMLEEDSILHAIPELKTETPDAELTHEAAIGKISQDELNYLMSRGLTEEEAQNIIIRGFLNIEIQGLPESIIQQIQKATEMVEKKGF